A single window of Channa argus isolate prfri chromosome 10, Channa argus male v1.0, whole genome shotgun sequence DNA harbors:
- the nudt6 gene encoding nucleoside diphosphate-linked moiety X motif 6 isoform X2 produces MILSFMLESLVRWRAEGKVAVWLRVPISLSRCAAAASTHGFTFHHAKHDRAVLVLWLGEGESQLPGFATHQVGVAGAVVDESNGKVLVVQDRNKTTNAWKFPGGLSDPGENIGATAVREVFEETGVRSEFRSLLSVRQQHNHPGAFGMSDMYMICRLRPLTYDINFCTRECLRCEWLDLAELTRTSDTTPITARIARLLLHGLERGFGEIDLSMEEIPAIYSGRFYQLYHRQLPSLVTHI; encoded by the exons ATGATACTGTCTTTTATGttag AGTCTTTGGTCCGGTGGAGAGCAGAGGGGAAGGTAGCAGTGTGGCTTCGAGTACCCATCTCACTCAGTCGATGTGCGGCCGCCGCCTCCACTCACGGCTTCACGTTCCACCACGCCAAACACGACCGCGCTGTGTTGGTCCTCTGGCTGGGAGAAGGAGAAAGCCAGCTGCCAGGGTTTGCGACTCACCAAGTTGGAGTGGCAG GTGCAGTTGTAGATGAGTCCAATGGAAAAGTTCTTGTGGTTCAAGACAGAAATAAG ACAACGAATGCTTGGAAGTTCCCCGGTGGTTTGTCTGATCCAGGAGAAAACATCG GTGCCACCGCCGTCCGTGAAGTCTTTGAGGAAACCGGCGTTCGCTCTGAGTTCAGGTCTCTGCTGAGCGTCCGGCAGCAGCACAACCACCCCGGCGCTTTCGGGATGTCGGACATGTACATGATCTGCCGACTCCGCCCGCTCACCTACGACATCAACTTCTGCACTCGGGAGTGTCTGCGCTGCGAGTGGCTGGACCTCGCAGAGCTGACCAGGACCAGCGACACCACGCCCATCACCGCGCGCATTGCCAGACTGCTGCTTCACGGGCTGGAACGGGGCTTCGGCGAGATCGACCTCAGCATGGAGGAGATTCCAGCCATCTACTCTGGGAGGTTTTACCAGCTGTACCACAGGCAACTTCCTTCACTGGTtactcatatttaa
- the nudt6 gene encoding nucleoside diphosphate-linked moiety X motif 6 isoform X1 → MAVCAFLSKRFPLVRGRFCSKAPGLARTVVRKLWCASSRSQLRGVEGNRGLTGKVDRFGGVTVDLTDTGLPEDISEGAFSGLLRESLVRWRAEGKVAVWLRVPISLSRCAAAASTHGFTFHHAKHDRAVLVLWLGEGESQLPGFATHQVGVAGAVVDESNGKVLVVQDRNKTTNAWKFPGGLSDPGENIGATAVREVFEETGVRSEFRSLLSVRQQHNHPGAFGMSDMYMICRLRPLTYDINFCTRECLRCEWLDLAELTRTSDTTPITARIARLLLHGLERGFGEIDLSMEEIPAIYSGRFYQLYHRQLPSLVTHI, encoded by the exons ATGGCTGTTTGTGCCTTTCTTTCCAAACGTTTCCCACTGGTGAGAGGAAGGTTTTGTAGCAAAGCGCCCGGTCTCGCACGCACAGTCGTCCGTAAGTTGTGGTGCGCATCGAGCCGCTCCCAGTTACGCGGGGTTGAGGGGAACCGTGGTTTGACAGGGAAGGTGGACCGATTCGGTGGAGTGACAGTGGACCTGACTGACACCGGTTTACCGGAAGATATCAGCGAAGGTGCTTTCAGCGGTTTACTGCGAG AGTCTTTGGTCCGGTGGAGAGCAGAGGGGAAGGTAGCAGTGTGGCTTCGAGTACCCATCTCACTCAGTCGATGTGCGGCCGCCGCCTCCACTCACGGCTTCACGTTCCACCACGCCAAACACGACCGCGCTGTGTTGGTCCTCTGGCTGGGAGAAGGAGAAAGCCAGCTGCCAGGGTTTGCGACTCACCAAGTTGGAGTGGCAG GTGCAGTTGTAGATGAGTCCAATGGAAAAGTTCTTGTGGTTCAAGACAGAAATAAG ACAACGAATGCTTGGAAGTTCCCCGGTGGTTTGTCTGATCCAGGAGAAAACATCG GTGCCACCGCCGTCCGTGAAGTCTTTGAGGAAACCGGCGTTCGCTCTGAGTTCAGGTCTCTGCTGAGCGTCCGGCAGCAGCACAACCACCCCGGCGCTTTCGGGATGTCGGACATGTACATGATCTGCCGACTCCGCCCGCTCACCTACGACATCAACTTCTGCACTCGGGAGTGTCTGCGCTGCGAGTGGCTGGACCTCGCAGAGCTGACCAGGACCAGCGACACCACGCCCATCACCGCGCGCATTGCCAGACTGCTGCTTCACGGGCTGGAACGGGGCTTCGGCGAGATCGACCTCAGCATGGAGGAGATTCCAGCCATCTACTCTGGGAGGTTTTACCAGCTGTACCACAGGCAACTTCCTTCACTGGTtactcatatttaa